The following proteins come from a genomic window of Rutidosis leptorrhynchoides isolate AG116_Rl617_1_P2 chromosome 10, CSIRO_AGI_Rlap_v1, whole genome shotgun sequence:
- the LOC139871384 gene encoding F-box/kelch-repeat protein At3g23880-like, with translation MSSYICDELLEEIFKRLPSKTLLQLRSLSKSWCSRISNPNFILKQTALQSARNADQKILIKHKVNYFENFYTLLQYQSTLNSKPMKFPTGYIVASCNGIICLHDPHSFNANVSLWNPSIRRKLTIPYPGFYKYYSKFAGFGFDSNTNDYKIVLLFYRQGEQNKTLVYSLKKRVWCEITPPSTLTTGVKSPACFFNGVLHWGVENYRFGVYILTFDLTTHIFSKITMPEDPNFLTICPIIYKGCLGMLFSTWWHYRLLVMKEYNDNTSWYTVSTLENLQFEGPIDVALQLTNGNLLIKNDKFVYEIGVCSPLCVRESSKFSIDSMVMYVESLALLDIGTLCDADQPYFIRKKKNKRMSRLLCFRF, from the coding sequence ATGTCAAGTTACATATGTGATGAGTTGCTTGAAGAAATTTTCAAAAGGCTGCCATCCAAAACTCTTCTTCAATTAAGATCTCTATCCAAATCATGGTGTTCTCGTATTTCTAACCCCAATTTCATTCTTAAACAAACGGCTCTTCAATCTGCGAGAAATGCTGATCAAAAGATTCTTATCAAACACAAAGTTAATTATTTCGAAAATTTCTATACATTATTACAATACCAATCTACGCTTAACTCAAAGCCAATGAAGTTCCCAACGGGTTATATTGTGGCTTCATGTAATGGAATTATCTGTCTCCATGATCCCCATAGTTTCAATGCTAATGTTAGTCTATGGAATCCTTCAATTAGACGTAAGCTAACTATACCTTATCCTGGATTTTATAAATACTACTCTAAGTTTGCTGGTTTTGGTTTCGACTCCAACACCAATGATTACAAGATTGTACTACTATTCTACCGACAAGGAGAACAAAATAAAACGTTGGTTTACTCCTTGAAGAAACGTGTTTGGTGTGAAATCACCCCGCCTTCAACTCTCACCACGGGTGTCAAGTCACCTGCGTGTTTTTTTAATGGGGTGTTACATTGGGGCGTTGAAAATTATCGATTCGGTGTTTATATTTTGACGTTTGATTTGACTACTCATATTTTTAGCAAGATAACAATGCCTGAGGATCCTAACTTTCTCACCATATGCCCAATAATTTATAAAGGTTGTCTAGGTATGCTTTTCAGTACATGGTGGCATTACAGGCTTTTGGTGATGAAAGAGTACAATGATAATACGTCTTGGTATACGGTTTCAACATTGGAAAATCTTCAATTCGAAGGCCCAATAGATGTCGCTTTGCAACTTACCAATGGTAATTTATTGATCAAAAATGATAAGTTTGTGTACGAAATTGGAGTGTGCTCACCACTATGTGTGCGTGAGTcttcaaaattttccattgacaGCATGGTAATGTATGTCGAAAGCCTTGCATTGTTAGACATAGGAACTCTCTGCGACGCAGACCAGCCATATTTCATCAGAAAGAAAAAGAACAAGAGAATGAGCAGATTACTCTGTTTTCGGTTTTGA